In the Thermus antranikianii DSM 12462 genome, AGGTGTGGGTGAAGCTGGAGGGCCTCAACCCCGGGGGGTCCATCAAGGACCGGCCCGCCTGGTACATGATCAAGGATGCCGAGGAAAGAGGCCTCCTCCGCCCCGGCTCCGGCCAGGTCATCGTGGAGCCCACCAGCGGCAACACCGGGATCGGCCTGGCCATGATCGCCGCAAGCCGCGGCTACCGCCTCATCCTCACCATGCCCGCCCAGATGTCCGAGGAGAGGAAGCGGGTGCTGAAGGCCTTCGGCGCCGAGCTGGTCCTCACCGACCCGGCGAGGCGGATGCTGGCCGCAAGGGAGGAGGCCTTGCGCCTTAAGGAGGAGCTTGGGGCCTTCATGCCCGACCAGTTCGCCAACCCCGCCAACGTGCGGGCCCACTACGAGACCACCGGGCCGGAACTCTTTGAGGCCCTAGAAGGGCGGATCGACGCCTTCGTCTACGGCTCGGGCACCGGGGGGACCATCACCGGGGTGGGGCGGTACCTGAAGGAAAGGATCCCCGGGGTGAAGGTGATCGCCGTGGAGCCCGCCCGCTCCAACGTCCTCTCCGGGGGCAAGATGGGCCAGCACCAGTTCCAGGGCATGGGACCCGGCTTCATCCCCGAGAACCTGGATCTTTCCCTTCTGGATGGGGTCATCCAGGTGTGGGAGGAGGATGCCTTCCCCCTGGCCCGGCGGCTGGCCAAGGAGGAAGGGCTTTTCCTGGGAATGAGCTCGGGAGGGATCCTGTGGGCAGCCCTGCAGGTGGCCAGGGAACTGGGCCCTGGCAAGAGGGTGGCCTGCATCAGCCCGGATGGCGGCTGGAAGTACCTCACCACCCCCCTCTACGCCGAACCCTAGCGCCGCACCACCTGGGCGTCCTTGGGGTAGCGCTTGAGATCCTGGGGGCGTAAGGAGGCTTTCTTGAACTCCACCACCCGCAGGTCGGCCATCACCTTCCCCACCTCGTCCCGAAACACGAAGCGCACGGGCCTGGGATCGTTCTTCAGGATGTAAAGCTCCAGGGTGGCGAAACCCTGGCCCTCCTGTGCCCGGCCCACCAGCTTCCAGACCACCCCCTCCGGCAGGCGCTCCTCCCCCACAAGGCGAAGGCTCACCCGTTCGGAAAGCCCCTTCAGGTCCCCAAGGCCCTGGGGGCTAAACCCCAGGCCCTGCACCTGGGCCTTTTCCTTGGGGCTCACGATGAGCTGGTTCGTGAGGTAAAGGTAGTTCCAGACCTCCTTTTCCGTGATC is a window encoding:
- the cysK gene encoding cysteine synthase A codes for the protein MRVETIIGKTPVVRLFKVVEPDMAEVWVKLEGLNPGGSIKDRPAWYMIKDAEERGLLRPGSGQVIVEPTSGNTGIGLAMIAASRGYRLILTMPAQMSEERKRVLKAFGAELVLTDPARRMLAAREEALRLKEELGAFMPDQFANPANVRAHYETTGPELFEALEGRIDAFVYGSGTGGTITGVGRYLKERIPGVKVIAVEPARSNVLSGGKMGQHQFQGMGPGFIPENLDLSLLDGVIQVWEEDAFPLARRLAKEEGLFLGMSSGGILWAALQVARELGPGKRVACISPDGGWKYLTTPLYAEP
- a CDS encoding outer membrane lipoprotein carrier protein LolA, which produces MEKPWGILLLALGLALAQSVSEILDRVERNLQDPWQAVVQGQIQGPGGQEELKARVLAIPKENLFRIEFQKPGSLEGNFTLITEKEVWNYLYLTNQLIVSPKEKAQVQGLGFSPQGLGDLKGLSERVSLRLVGEERLPEGVVWKLVGRAQEGQGFATLELYILKNDPRPVRFVFRDEVGKVMADLRVVEFKKASLRPQDLKRYPKDAQVVRR